A single genomic interval of Nitratidesulfovibrio sp. SRB-5 harbors:
- a CDS encoding TrmH family RNA methyltransferase: MAPQITPRRMERIRRVLGWRQKDLTLVLANIHDPHNVSAIYRSCDAFGVAQVHLYYTDTAFPVLGRKSSASARKWVDTVRHSDAQSLMRTLKEGGHRVLATSCTPAAKPLGDYDMTQPTAIIMGNEHSGVAPELVELVDGEVYIPMYGMIQSFNVSVAAAVLLAEASRQRVVAGMYDRPSWPEEELEARIAAWAEK, translated from the coding sequence ATGGCACCACAGATAACACCCCGGCGCATGGAACGCATCCGCCGCGTTCTCGGCTGGCGGCAGAAGGACCTGACCCTTGTGCTGGCCAACATTCACGACCCGCACAACGTTTCGGCCATCTACCGCAGTTGCGACGCCTTCGGCGTGGCCCAGGTGCACCTGTACTATACCGATACCGCCTTTCCCGTGCTGGGCCGCAAGTCGTCGGCCTCGGCCCGCAAGTGGGTGGACACGGTGCGCCACTCCGATGCCCAGAGCCTGATGCGCACCCTGAAGGAAGGCGGCCACCGCGTGCTGGCCACCAGTTGTACTCCGGCGGCCAAACCGCTGGGCGACTACGACATGACCCAGCCCACCGCCATCATCATGGGCAACGAGCATTCCGGCGTGGCCCCGGAACTGGTGGAACTGGTGGACGGCGAAGTATACATCCCCATGTACGGCATGATCCAGAGCTTCAACGTGTCGGTGGCGGCGGCGGTGCTGCTGGCCGAGGCCTCGCGCCAGCGCGTGGTGGCGGGCATGTACGATCGGCCTTCCTGGCCCGAAGAGGAACTGGAAGCCCGCATCGCGGCATGGGCTGAGAAATAG
- a CDS encoding glycosyltransferase: MAQPHGIPAPHPAQVTALLATLMDRVPLWECGAMGADNQFRLARGAIENAGGDPGVVAAGVGMALWGWRDNPLDTRLAALLRAIMDDAPQAFDPTLRELVARLHDRVRVPADFGALDTALNAHGGPATAPVQAVLDVVLPRLADPTHGLFWLARGVEWCVRHENSVVATTDGTDSPALPPADDTTLETLLRAALSTAQPLPETLVHRLRAEWAVRRLDPAEALRRLEQLAGQDTTTARVSPFASWYALRRAELLTRLEQPGHAADAAALLLPLWREAPYHPNLTLALHELLYPLPAPPAAMAPPAILLYTWNKRDLAAQTLRSLRAAGFRGAPVFALDNGSQDGTEAMFRAMAADWGSPFTMVRLPVNVGAPAARNWLLSLPDVRQRDHAVFLDDDVLLEPGWMDGLLAVAHARPGWGAIGCAVTDHTPPHALQCADFFALPPNMGTRSFADLDELWHIHGNAAGNPDPLLTAYTRPCLSVSGCCHMVSMASVHQVGAFDVRFTPSQFDDLERDIRCTLAGLPVWYAGTVRVRHMQHSSLRQASSRARSAHIFGNRIKLEHLYPADKVRQARETSAALARQDLLRKTAALAALPAPGAG, from the coding sequence ATGGCGCAACCGCACGGCATCCCCGCACCCCATCCGGCCCAGGTCACGGCGCTGCTGGCAACCCTCATGGACCGCGTACCCCTGTGGGAATGCGGGGCCATGGGCGCGGACAACCAGTTCCGGCTGGCGCGCGGGGCCATCGAAAACGCGGGGGGCGACCCCGGCGTGGTGGCCGCCGGAGTGGGCATGGCCCTGTGGGGCTGGCGCGACAACCCGCTGGACACCCGCCTTGCCGCACTGCTGCGCGCCATCATGGACGACGCCCCGCAGGCGTTCGACCCGACCCTGCGCGAACTGGTGGCCCGCCTGCATGACCGGGTGCGCGTACCCGCCGACTTCGGCGCGCTGGATACTGCCCTGAATGCCCACGGCGGCCCGGCAACCGCCCCGGTGCAGGCCGTGCTGGACGTGGTGCTGCCCCGGCTGGCCGACCCGACGCACGGGCTGTTCTGGCTGGCGCGGGGCGTGGAATGGTGCGTGCGCCACGAGAATTCCGTTGTCGCGACCACGGACGGAACAGACTCCCCGGCACTTCCGCCTGCGGACGACACCACGCTGGAAACCCTGCTGCGCGCCGCGCTGTCGACAGCGCAACCCCTACCGGAAACCCTGGTTCACCGGCTGCGCGCCGAATGGGCGGTTCGCCGCCTGGACCCCGCCGAGGCACTACGACGACTGGAGCAACTGGCGGGACAGGACACTACCACCGCTCGCGTATCCCCCTTTGCCTCGTGGTACGCATTGCGCCGCGCCGAACTGCTGACCCGGCTGGAACAGCCGGGCCATGCGGCGGACGCCGCCGCCCTGCTGCTGCCCCTGTGGCGCGAGGCCCCGTACCATCCCAACCTCACGCTGGCCCTGCACGAACTGCTGTACCCGCTGCCCGCGCCCCCGGCGGCCATGGCCCCGCCCGCCATCCTGCTGTACACCTGGAACAAGCGTGACCTTGCGGCGCAGACCCTGCGCTCGTTGCGCGCGGCGGGCTTTCGCGGCGCGCCGGTCTTCGCGCTGGACAACGGCTCGCAGGACGGCACGGAAGCAATGTTCCGCGCCATGGCGGCGGACTGGGGTTCGCCGTTCACCATGGTGCGCCTGCCGGTGAACGTGGGAGCCCCCGCTGCCCGCAATTGGCTGCTGTCCCTGCCGGATGTGCGCCAGCGCGACCATGCCGTGTTCCTGGACGACGACGTGCTGCTGGAACCCGGCTGGATGGATGGCCTGCTGGCCGTGGCCCACGCCCGGCCCGGCTGGGGGGCCATAGGGTGCGCGGTCACCGACCACACGCCGCCCCACGCGCTGCAATGCGCCGACTTTTTCGCCCTGCCTCCGAACATGGGCACCCGCAGCTTTGCCGATCTTGACGAACTCTGGCACATCCACGGCAACGCGGCAGGCAACCCCGACCCGCTGCTTACCGCCTACACCCGGCCCTGCCTGTCCGTTTCCGGCTGCTGCCACATGGTCTCCATGGCTTCGGTGCACCAGGTGGGCGCCTTCGACGTGCGCTTCACCCCCAGCCAGTTCGACGACCTGGAACGGGACATCCGCTGCACGCTGGCCGGGCTGCCGGTATGGTACGCGGGCACGGTGCGGGTGCGCCACATGCAGCATTCCAGCCTGCGCCAGGCCAGCAGCCGGGCGCGCAGCGCACATATCTTCGGCAACCGCATCAAGCTGGAGCACCTGTACCCGGCCGACAAGGTCAGGCAGGCGCGCGAGACATCCGCGGCGCTGGCCCGGCAGGATCTGCTGCGCAAAACCGCCGCGCTGGCGGCCCTGCCCGCGCCGGGCGCCGGGTAA
- the trmFO gene encoding methylenetetrahydrofolate--tRNA-(uracil(54)-C(5))-methyltransferase (FADH(2)-oxidizing) TrmFO yields the protein MTALVTAAIAGGGLAGCECARRLARAGVAVTLYEMKPQTFSPAHASPDLAELVCSNSLRSDDIASGVGLLKQEMRELDSLVMQVAEATRVPAGKALAVDRELFARRMTETMEAEPNITVVRREITSIHAPELAAADVAVVSAGPLASEPLAASLAEVVGSRHLYFYDAIAPIISAESVDTSIAFQGSRYDEGEGDYLNCPMNREEYEAFHAALLAAEKAPTHEFEKEVHFEGCMPIEALAERGERTLVFGPFKPVGFTDPRTGQRPYAIVQLRAENLNRTAYNLVGCQTKLKYGEQERVFRMIPGLANAEFVRHGSMHRNTYVNAPLVLADDLALRPHRHVHLAGQITGVEGYVESAACGLWLGMLLAARALGRDLPAPPVDTALGALLHHLRTPAKNFQPSNVNFGLMPELTQRAKKRDRKALYAERARASFAAWMVGVPPLDKI from the coding sequence TTGACCGCTCTCGTCACCGCCGCCATCGCCGGGGGGGGCCTTGCAGGCTGCGAATGCGCCCGCAGGCTCGCCCGCGCCGGGGTTGCCGTCACCCTGTACGAAATGAAGCCCCAGACATTTTCCCCGGCCCATGCCAGCCCGGACCTTGCCGAACTGGTGTGTTCCAATTCTTTGCGTTCGGATGACATCGCCTCCGGCGTGGGGCTGCTGAAGCAGGAGATGCGCGAACTGGACAGCCTGGTCATGCAGGTGGCCGAGGCCACCCGCGTGCCCGCGGGCAAGGCCCTGGCGGTGGACCGCGAGCTGTTTGCCCGGCGCATGACCGAGACCATGGAGGCGGAACCGAACATCACCGTGGTGCGCCGCGAAATCACCTCCATCCACGCGCCGGAACTGGCCGCCGCCGACGTGGCCGTGGTGTCCGCCGGGCCGCTGGCCAGCGAGCCGCTGGCCGCATCGCTGGCCGAGGTCGTCGGCTCGCGCCATCTGTATTTCTACGATGCCATCGCGCCCATCATCTCCGCCGAATCCGTCGACACCTCCATTGCCTTTCAGGGCTCGCGCTACGACGAGGGCGAGGGCGACTACCTGAACTGCCCCATGAACCGCGAGGAGTACGAGGCCTTTCACGCCGCCCTGCTGGCCGCCGAAAAGGCCCCCACCCACGAGTTCGAGAAGGAAGTCCACTTCGAGGGCTGCATGCCCATCGAGGCACTGGCCGAACGCGGCGAACGCACCCTGGTCTTCGGGCCGTTCAAGCCCGTGGGCTTCACCGACCCGCGCACCGGCCAGCGCCCCTACGCCATCGTGCAACTGCGCGCCGAAAACCTGAACCGCACCGCATACAACCTCGTGGGCTGCCAGACCAAGCTCAAGTACGGCGAGCAGGAACGCGTGTTCCGCATGATCCCCGGCCTCGCCAACGCCGAATTCGTGCGCCACGGCTCCATGCACCGCAACACCTACGTCAACGCGCCCCTCGTGCTGGCAGACGACCTTGCCCTGCGCCCCCACCGCCACGTGCATCTGGCCGGGCAGATCACCGGCGTGGAAGGCTACGTGGAATCCGCCGCCTGCGGCCTGTGGCTGGGCATGCTGCTGGCCGCCCGCGCACTGGGCCGCGACCTGCCCGCCCCGCCCGTGGACACCGCGCTCGGCGCGCTGCTCCACCACCTGCGCACCCCCGCCAAGAACTTCCAGCCCTCCAACGTCAACTTCGGCCTGATGCCCGAACTGACCCAGCGCGCCAAGAAACGCGACCGCAAGGCCCTGTACGCCGAACGCGCCCGCGCCAGCTTTGCCGCATGGATGGTGGGTGTGCCCCCACTGGATAAAATCTGA
- a CDS encoding substrate-binding periplasmic protein: protein MPAPGQDVSISGGSAVSSESAPASTAPASAINGTAHPGGQRTTPPPARPAKGSGGGSALHIATYDWPPYVEHNLPHGGYVARVIRAALASVGLEARLEFMPWARGMSLLRDGKVTAVAPAYRTAERESECDLSAPFPGGPLALFGLTANTLHWNDLRDLAGLRIGVVRGYAHTQAFDAAAFLRKEPANDELANLRKLLAGRIDAMAADRNVVHFLLRRDLPAQAASLAEFDPILGERDLHVCFSRARPDHAALREAFDRGLATIRASGLLDELHREMRRLTEEQPAGQ from the coding sequence ATGCCCGCGCCGGGCCAGGACGTGTCCATATCCGGGGGGTCCGCCGTATCCTCGGAGTCTGCCCCGGCATCCACCGCGCCCGCGTCCGCAATCAACGGAACAGCGCATCCCGGCGGCCAGCGGACCACCCCGCCCCCGGCCCGTCCGGCCAAGGGGTCTGGCGGGGGTTCCGCCCTGCACATTGCCACCTACGACTGGCCACCCTACGTGGAACACAATCTGCCGCACGGCGGCTACGTGGCGCGGGTCATCCGGGCCGCGCTGGCTTCCGTGGGGCTTGAGGCGCGCCTCGAATTCATGCCGTGGGCCAGGGGCATGTCCCTGCTGCGCGACGGCAAGGTGACCGCCGTGGCGCCCGCTTACAGAACCGCCGAGCGGGAAAGCGAATGCGACCTGTCCGCCCCGTTCCCCGGCGGCCCGCTGGCGTTGTTCGGGCTGACGGCCAACACCCTGCACTGGAACGACCTGCGCGACCTGGCCGGGCTGCGCATCGGCGTGGTGCGCGGCTACGCCCATACCCAGGCCTTCGACGCCGCGGCCTTCCTGCGCAAGGAGCCCGCCAACGACGAACTGGCCAACCTGCGCAAGCTGCTGGCCGGGCGCATCGACGCCATGGCCGCAGACCGCAACGTGGTGCACTTTCTGCTGCGGCGCGACCTGCCCGCACAGGCCGCCAGCCTTGCCGAATTCGACCCCATCCTGGGCGAACGCGACCTGCATGTGTGCTTTTCACGCGCGCGGCCCGACCATGCCGCCCTGCGCGAGGCCTTCGACAGGGGGCTGGCCACCATACGCGCCTCCGGGCTGCTGGACGAACTGCACCGCGAAATGCGTCGCCTGACCGAGGAGCAACCGGCAGGGCAGTAA
- a CDS encoding glycosyltransferase family 2 protein gives MTAKAPLVSVIIPAWNLWDLTRGCLESLHEHTPGGVLEVIVVDNGSTDATASDLEPLGRSLFGDLFRAVRLPENKGFAVASNLGAAQARADRLLFLNNDTLATPGWLPPLLRALDDDARLGAVGPLLLYPDTDRVQHCGIAFTPSLSTEHLYANFPATHPAVAARRPLQAITGAAMLMKRTVFADCGGFHEGYLNGSEDLELCWRIRERGLKVACVAESRVYHLESRTPGRRDHDAANAARLNRRCSGCFGPDLHKLARRDGFELALTPWLETYLTLPPTREAELLATHADFEAGRCWQALQADPLWQSGYELLAGFLERHDRYLEASGVRLLHCYFFPSLPGYRRLALVAAQAGNPDLAGQAARKIEHVTGLLEDPEPLVRKAHGLARWARRAGEREVGALYEGWLTDLGLPLEGDEPDGPGAPDGTDE, from the coding sequence ATGACCGCCAAAGCCCCCCTCGTCTCCGTCATCATCCCCGCCTGGAACCTCTGGGATCTCACGCGCGGCTGCCTTGAAAGCCTGCACGAGCATACCCCCGGCGGGGTGCTGGAGGTCATCGTGGTGGACAACGGCTCTACCGACGCCACCGCCAGCGACCTTGAACCGCTGGGACGTTCCCTGTTCGGCGATCTTTTCCGGGCCGTCCGACTGCCGGAGAACAAGGGCTTCGCCGTGGCCAGCAACCTTGGCGCGGCCCAGGCCCGCGCGGACAGACTGCTGTTCCTGAACAACGACACCCTGGCAACCCCCGGCTGGCTGCCCCCCCTGCTGCGCGCGCTGGACGACGACGCCCGGCTGGGCGCCGTGGGGCCGCTGCTGCTCTATCCGGATACGGACAGGGTGCAGCACTGCGGCATCGCCTTCACGCCCTCGCTGTCCACCGAGCACCTGTACGCCAACTTTCCGGCAACGCACCCGGCGGTGGCCGCGCGACGGCCATTGCAGGCCATCACCGGCGCGGCCATGCTCATGAAGCGCACGGTGTTCGCCGACTGCGGCGGCTTCCATGAAGGGTACCTGAACGGCAGCGAGGATCTGGAACTGTGCTGGCGCATCCGCGAGCGGGGGCTGAAGGTGGCCTGCGTGGCGGAAAGCCGGGTGTACCATCTGGAAAGCCGCACCCCCGGACGCCGCGACCACGACGCGGCCAACGCCGCCCGGCTCAACCGGCGCTGCTCCGGCTGCTTCGGTCCGGACCTGCACAAGCTGGCCCGGCGCGATGGCTTCGAACTGGCGCTGACCCCGTGGCTGGAAACCTACCTGACCCTGCCGCCCACGCGCGAGGCGGAACTGCTGGCGACCCACGCCGACTTCGAGGCCGGCAGATGCTGGCAGGCCTTGCAGGCCGACCCGCTGTGGCAGTCCGGCTACGAACTGCTGGCGGGTTTTCTGGAACGACACGACAGGTATCTGGAAGCTTCCGGCGTGCGGCTGCTGCACTGCTACTTCTTTCCCAGCCTGCCGGGGTACCGCCGCCTGGCCCTGGTGGCGGCGCAGGCGGGCAACCCGGACCTGGCCGGGCAGGCAGCCCGCAAGATCGAGCACGTCACCGGCCTGCTGGAAGACCCGGAACCGCTGGTGCGCAAGGCGCACGGGCTGGCCCGCTGGGCGCGGCGCGCGGGCGAGCGAGAGGTGGGCGCGCTGTACGAAGGCTGGCTGACCGACCTTGGCCTGCCGCTGGAAGGCGACGAACCCGACGGCCCCGGCGCCCCCGATGGTACGGACGAATGA
- a CDS encoding sodium:proton antiporter, which produces MVVALLPAAALASQGGAPHFDGAVLGGLWAAPFACMLLSIAILPLMAPHFWHHHFGKVSAFWGLAFLVPFALKFGASLALYEVLHTLLLEYIPFIILLFALFTVAGGVRLTGSLAGTPVVNTLLLAIGTVLASWMGTTGAAMLLIRPLLRANAHRKHKVHSVVFFIFLVANVGGSLTPLGDPPLFLGFLKGVSFFWTTIHMLPPMLLVSVLLLAVFFALDTVLFGKEGRPVPPRQDGGEKLGLEGSVNLLLLGGVVGAVLLSGFWKPGVEFNVYHVPVELQNIVRDIILLAIAGLSLKLTDPESRIRNDFSWGPIEEVAKLFAGIFVSMIPAIAILKAGESGALRPVIQMVTHDGQPVNVMYFWLTGLLSSFLDNAPTYLVFFNTAGGDAMHLMHDMPQTLLAISAGAVFMGANTYIGNAPNFMVRSIAEDQGVKMPSFFGYMAWSCGILVPSFILVTLVFFM; this is translated from the coding sequence ATGGTGGTAGCGCTGCTCCCCGCCGCTGCGCTTGCCTCGCAGGGTGGTGCGCCCCACTTCGACGGTGCGGTGCTGGGCGGCCTGTGGGCCGCCCCCTTCGCCTGCATGCTGCTGTCCATCGCCATCCTGCCCCTGATGGCGCCGCACTTCTGGCACCATCACTTCGGCAAGGTTTCCGCGTTCTGGGGCCTGGCCTTCCTGGTGCCCTTCGCCCTCAAGTTCGGTGCGTCGCTGGCTCTGTACGAAGTGCTGCACACCCTGCTGCTGGAATACATCCCGTTCATCATCCTGCTGTTCGCGCTGTTCACCGTGGCGGGCGGCGTGCGCCTGACCGGTTCGCTGGCGGGCACGCCCGTGGTCAACACCCTGCTGCTGGCCATCGGCACGGTACTGGCAAGCTGGATGGGCACCACCGGCGCGGCCATGCTGCTGATCCGCCCGCTGTTGCGCGCCAACGCCCACCGCAAGCACAAGGTCCATTCGGTGGTGTTCTTCATTTTCCTGGTGGCCAACGTCGGCGGCTCGCTGACCCCGCTGGGCGACCCGCCGCTGTTCCTCGGCTTCCTCAAGGGCGTCTCGTTCTTCTGGACCACCATCCACATGCTGCCCCCCATGCTGCTGGTTTCGGTGCTGCTGCTGGCCGTGTTCTTCGCGCTGGATACCGTGCTGTTCGGCAAGGAAGGCCGCCCCGTGCCGCCCCGGCAAGACGGCGGTGAAAAGCTGGGCCTGGAAGGCAGCGTGAACCTGCTGCTGCTGGGCGGCGTGGTGGGCGCCGTGCTGCTGAGCGGCTTCTGGAAGCCGGGCGTGGAATTCAACGTGTACCACGTGCCGGTGGAACTCCAGAACATCGTACGCGACATCATCCTGCTGGCCATCGCCGGGCTGTCCCTGAAGCTGACCGACCCAGAGTCGCGCATCAGGAACGACTTCAGCTGGGGCCCCATCGAGGAAGTGGCCAAACTGTTCGCGGGCATCTTCGTCAGCATGATTCCGGCCATCGCCATCCTGAAGGCGGGCGAAAGCGGCGCGCTGCGCCCGGTGATCCAGATGGTGACCCACGACGGCCAGCCGGTGAACGTCATGTACTTCTGGCTGACCGGCCTGCTGTCCAGCTTTCTGGACAATGCGCCCACCTACCTGGTGTTCTTCAACACCGCAGGCGGTGATGCCATGCACCTGATGCACGACATGCCCCAGACCCTGCTGGCCATCTCCGCCGGTGCCGTGTTCATGGGGGCCAACACGTACATCGGCAACGCGCCCAACTTCATGGTGCGTTCCATCGCCGAAGACCAGGGCGTGAAGATGCCCAGCTTCTTCGGCTACATGGCCTGGTCGTGCGGCATCCTGGTGCCCTCGTTCATTCTGGTGACGCTGGTCTTCTTCATGTAG
- a CDS encoding glycosyltransferase family 2 protein translates to MTSPALARPCWRDLPRDLAAALLKGGVGQLHLVGIAEMALGAMNTPEGSAYGPADLFALGADALCAAWESDPLDARTAGQLVALHKARPFLPTPVFRVAELLASLDVPPPDAEVRQLVQLLQQRDADASCRLLDRQRRAQPGNTFWLRQAMVVGMTEARHQWLDAWLSGLPSGSRDKGGIPAPIVASLRGDVAFARGDMAGAAALYAAACKALPLAAWRVRHAECLYRADDRDGAVALWRAAAAARPWQVNLLLRLDDVARGRDLPGDLPAGRGAVLFYTWNKAECIDEALASVAASDLGDARVVVLDNGCTDATPVVLARWAERAPGRLGERLYTVTLPLNIGAPPARNWLLTLPEVRACDWVAFLDDDATVPVDWLRLFGAAMDAHPAANVYGCRVVDYSVPMLLQSVDLHLDPGGDMAAAPENAPGYRRRFSVSDLHLQELDFGQFSYQRPCVSVTGCCHLFRRAVFDTVGPFDLRYAPSQYDDLEHDLRRSLRNDLPVYQGHLAVRHMKRTGRAAWTDPAQFSNAWANMYKLQYRYTRPDFDTLRQHDHAALLADVEARGF, encoded by the coding sequence GTGACCTCACCCGCCCTTGCCCGACCATGCTGGCGCGATTTGCCCCGCGACCTCGCCGCCGCCCTGCTCAAGGGCGGGGTGGGGCAGTTGCACCTTGTCGGCATTGCCGAGATGGCCCTTGGGGCCATGAACACGCCGGAAGGCTCGGCGTACGGTCCCGCCGACCTGTTCGCCCTGGGGGCAGACGCCCTGTGCGCCGCCTGGGAGTCCGACCCGCTGGATGCCCGCACCGCAGGCCAACTGGTGGCGTTGCACAAGGCCCGGCCCTTTCTGCCCACGCCGGTGTTCCGGGTGGCGGAGCTGCTGGCCTCTCTGGACGTGCCCCCGCCGGATGCCGAAGTGCGGCAGTTGGTCCAGTTGCTCCAGCAGCGCGATGCCGACGCCTCGTGCCGCCTGCTGGATCGCCAGCGCCGCGCCCAGCCGGGCAACACCTTCTGGCTGCGGCAGGCCATGGTGGTGGGCATGACCGAGGCCCGCCACCAGTGGCTGGATGCATGGCTGTCCGGGCTGCCTTCCGGCTCTCGGGACAAGGGAGGCATTCCCGCGCCCATTGTCGCCTCCCTGCGCGGCGACGTGGCCTTTGCGCGCGGGGACATGGCCGGGGCCGCCGCCCTGTACGCCGCCGCGTGCAAGGCCCTGCCGCTGGCTGCGTGGAGGGTCCGGCACGCCGAGTGCCTGTACCGCGCGGACGACCGTGACGGCGCCGTTGCCCTGTGGCGCGCGGCGGCGGCAGCCCGCCCCTGGCAGGTCAATCTTCTGCTGCGCCTCGACGACGTGGCAAGGGGGCGCGACCTGCCGGGCGATTTGCCCGCCGGGCGCGGCGCGGTGCTGTTCTACACCTGGAACAAGGCCGAGTGCATCGACGAGGCGCTGGCCTCCGTGGCCGCGTCCGACCTGGGCGATGCCCGCGTGGTGGTGCTGGACAACGGCTGCACCGACGCCACCCCCGTCGTGCTGGCCCGCTGGGCCGAACGCGCTCCCGGTCGCCTGGGTGAGCGGCTGTATACCGTCACCCTGCCGCTGAACATCGGCGCGCCCCCCGCCCGCAACTGGCTGCTGACCCTGCCGGAAGTCCGCGCCTGCGACTGGGTGGCCTTTCTGGACGACGACGCCACCGTGCCGGTTGATTGGCTGCGCCTGTTCGGTGCCGCCATGGACGCCCACCCCGCCGCCAACGTCTATGGCTGCCGCGTGGTGGATTATTCGGTCCCCATGCTGCTCCAGTCCGTGGACCTGCATCTGGACCCCGGTGGCGACATGGCCGCCGCGCCGGAGAACGCCCCCGGCTATCGCCGCCGGTTCTCCGTCTCCGACCTGCATTTGCAGGAACTGGACTTCGGCCAGTTCTCCTACCAGCGTCCGTGCGTGTCCGTGACCGGCTGCTGCCACCTGTTCCGCCGCGCCGTGTTCGACACCGTGGGCCCCTTCGACCTGCGCTACGCCCCCAGCCAGTACGATGACCTGGAACACGACCTGCGCCGCAGCCTGCGCAACGATCTGCCCGTCTATCAGGGACATCTGGCCGTGCGCCACATGAAGCGCACCGGCCGCGCCGCCTGGACCGATCCCGCCCAATTCTCCAATGCCTGGGCCAACATGTACAAGCTTCAGTACCGCTATACCCGCCCCGACTTTGATACCCTGCGCCAGCACGACCACGCCGCCCTGCTGGCCGATGTGGAAGCAAGAGGTTTTTGA